From the genome of Spinacia oleracea cultivar Varoflay chromosome 2, BTI_SOV_V1, whole genome shotgun sequence, one region includes:
- the LOC110790407 gene encoding uncharacterized protein encodes MEHFRQIGEVLGSLKALMVFQHSIQINQRQCCFLFDALTLAYETIADEMRTNLRFEDKHRNWRILEQPFKELHKILREADTYVRNCFENKVWWAKAILLNQNRDAVEIHMHNLLCCIPIVIEAIETAGELSSWDDDQINKRRLVWSRKYQNEWNDPKLFKWKHGKQYMVTEEFCNRIDAVWKEDQWNLVDKIREKRIPGSTKYGQQLMNLLLKNLDVTGSLNGELLPCSVLLNSKDYQVRKRLGNGGEYKEISWLGETFLLRHIKGNIESLVPEITQLLSLSHPNILQFLCGFLDDEKKECFLVTEQMSRNLCTHIKEFHTLKKHIPLPFPVALDIMLQIARGMEYLHSKKIYHGDLKPSNIFTKVQNHSSEGHTHIHVKVTRFGLSSVTSLSQKNSNPGEELSYIWHSPEVLTEQEESKGGMDAKYTEKSDVYSFGMICFELLTGKVPFEDSHLQGDKMSRNIRAGERPLFSHHCPKYATSLTKRCWHSDPDQRPTFSSICRILRYIKRFLVMNPDYNHPDTPVPHIDYFDIESGLLKKFPSWMSNEPYPVSEIPFQMFAYRVTEREKCISNSKDSSESGNEAASISGDEHVATADNPLLSVTERKNPIPDDYMKKRRSLVSRFPDTKPNKYPGTPKERSLRPPQLLRCSSSMHLTPDNHRLLVNSRIRRKSGHASDSELP; translated from the exons ATGGAGCATTTCCGGCAGATTGGCGAAGTTCTGGGTAGTCTAAAGGCATTGATGGTATTCCAACACAGCATTCAAATCAATCAAAGGCAATGCTGTTTTCTCTTTGATGCTCTAACCTTGGCTTATGAGACAATTGCAGATGAAATGAGAACCAACTTAAGATTTGAAGATAAGCATAGAAATTGGAGAATCCTCGAACAACCCTTCAAGGAACTCCACAAGATACTTCGAGAAGCTGATACATATGTCAGAAACTGTTTCGAGAACAAGGTTTGGTGGGCCAAAGCCATATTATTGAACCAAAATCGAGACGCTGTTGAAATCCATATGCATAATCTTCTTTGCTGCATTCCAATTGTTATTGAGGCAATAGAAACTGCAGGAGAATTATCCAGTTGGGATGATGATCAGATTAATAAAAGGAGGCTCGTTTGGTcaagaaaatatcaaaatgAATGGAATGACCCTAAACTTTTCAAATGGAAACATGGGAAACAATACATGGTTACTGAAGAATTCTGCAATCGGATTGATGCAGTTTGGAAAGAAGATCAATGGAATTTAGTTGATAAAATCCGGGAAAAAAGAATACCTGGATCAACAAAGTACGGGCAACAGTTGATGAATCTTCTCTTGAAGAATTTGGATGTTACAGGGTCCTTGAATGGAGAGCTTTTACCATGCTCAGTTTTGCTGAATTCAAAAGACTACCAAGTAAGAAAACGGCTGGGAAATGGAGGCGAATACAAAGAGATATCCTGGTTGGGTGAAACCTTTCTTCTTCGACATATTAAAGGAAACATAGAGTCTCTAGTTCCTGAAATAACTCAACTATTATCTCTTTCTCACCCAAATATACTACAGTTTCTTTGTGGTTTCTTGGATGATGAAAAGAAAGAGTGTTTCCTTGTTACAGAGCAAATGAGCAGGAATCTTTGTACCCATATTAAAGAATTTCATACCCTAAAGAAGCACATTCCACTTCCTTTTCCTGTTGCATTAGACATAATGCTTCAGATAGCAAGAGGTATGGAGTATCTTCACTCAAAGAAAATATATCATGGTGATTTGAAACCTTCAAACATTTTCACCAAAGTGCAAAACCATTCTTCAGAGGGTCATACTCATATCCATGTAAAAGTTACAAGATTTGGTCTATCATCAGTGACAAGCCTCTCTCAAAAGAATTCAAACCCAGGTGAGGAACTATCATACATCTGGCATTCACCAGAAGTCTTAACAGAGCAAGAAGAATCAAAAGGTGGAATGGATGCAAAGTACACAGAGAAGTCTGATGTGTACAGCTTTGGTATGATCTGTTTTGAACTTCTAACAGGAAAAGTCCCTTTCGAAGACTCTCATCTTCAAGGAGATAAGATGAGCCGAAACATAAGAGCTGGGGAAAGGCCGCTCTTCTCACATCACTGCCCAAAATACGCAACAAGTTTAACTAAGAGATGTTGGCATTCGGATCCAGATCAACGGCCAACTTTCTCGTCCATTTGCAGGATACTTCGTTATATAAAAAGATTTCTCGTGATGAACCCAGATTACAACCACCCAGATACACCTGTTCCTCATATTGATTACTTTGACATTGAGTCAGGGCTTCTTAAGAAATTTCCTTCTTGGATGAGCAATGAGCCATATCCTGTTTCGGAAATTCCATTTCAGATGTTTGCATATCGAGTAACGGAGAGGGAAAAATGCATATCCAATAGCAAAGATTCCTCAGAATCTGGCAATGAAGCAGCTTCTATTTCTGGTGATGAGCATGTGGCAACTGCAGATAATCCTCTTCTCTCCGTCACAGaaaggaagaatccaattcCTGATGACTATATGAAAAAGAGGCGTTCGTTAGTTAGTAGGTTTCCAGATACAAAACCAAATAAATATCCAG GAACACCTAAAGAGCGATCTCTAAGACCTCCTCAACTTTTACGCTGTTCAAGTAGTATGCACTTAACACCAGATAACCACAGGCTTCTTGTGAATTCCCGGATCCGGAGGAAGTCCGGCCATGCATCAGATTCTGAGTTACCATAA